In the Candidatus Mycosynbacter amalyticus genome, one interval contains:
- a CDS encoding DMT family transporter, which translates to MTWQIYTAISVLGLSISIVLQRILLRGGRLNPYAYAAVFQGMVGVLLTIVAFVVGINLSGIEAVWQPVLISAVAYGVGHVIYAKTLQKVEASAFSVYFATHAIWMMLFGMLLFGEQLTWLQAGGALLIFAGVLTLVKQPAKLLTDRGALYGLLTGILFGIAITSWAYVGRHVDTLSWAAVSFLLPVIVVFLIRPKTMRAVPEVFRDRSTIWKLLILATFYGLGSLAMLYAYSEGSLSVISPLRQTGIIVTTLLALIFISAERHSIGRKLLAALLCFAGVVALVI; encoded by the coding sequence ATGACATGGCAAATCTATACGGCAATCAGTGTACTGGGGCTTTCGATTTCGATTGTCTTACAGCGCATATTGCTGCGGGGTGGTCGACTTAATCCGTATGCGTATGCGGCAGTGTTTCAGGGTATGGTGGGCGTATTGCTCACCATCGTCGCGTTTGTTGTGGGCATCAATCTTTCTGGGATCGAAGCGGTTTGGCAACCGGTGCTCATCTCGGCTGTAGCGTACGGAGTAGGTCATGTGATCTACGCCAAAACGCTTCAGAAAGTAGAGGCCTCGGCTTTTTCGGTCTACTTTGCGACTCATGCTATTTGGATGATGCTGTTTGGCATGTTGCTGTTTGGCGAGCAACTGACGTGGCTGCAGGCTGGCGGGGCGCTATTGATATTTGCCGGTGTGCTGACGCTGGTCAAGCAGCCAGCCAAACTTTTGACAGATCGTGGTGCGCTCTACGGCTTACTGACCGGTATACTCTTCGGTATCGCTATCACGTCATGGGCATATGTGGGGCGACATGTCGACACGCTGTCGTGGGCGGCAGTTAGTTTTCTGTTGCCCGTCATAGTGGTGTTTCTGATTCGCCCCAAAACCATGCGGGCTGTGCCGGAGGTATTTCGTGATCGAAGCACAATATGGAAGCTACTTATCTTGGCGACTTTTTATGGTCTAGGTAGTCTTGCGATGCTCTATGCGTATAGCGAGGGTTCGCTGTCAGTTATTTCACCGCTGCGCCAAACAGGCATCATCGTCACAACACTACTGGCACTCATTTTCATCTCCGCAGAGAGGCACAGCATTGGTCGCAAGTTGCTTGCGGCTCTACTATGCTTCGCGGGGGTTGTAGCGCTAGTGATCTAA
- a CDS encoding slipin family protein: MDVVFWAIIIAAVLFVLSGIKVINQYERGVVLTLGKFSGIREPGLRIVIPIFQRLIRVDVRSTPIDVPKQEVITKDNVTVGVDAVVYFRVVDAPKAVLETTNYIYATSQFAQAALRDVTGNVDMDDLLGKREEISQQIKEIVDRQTDQWGIDVEAVKVQNIELPTDMKRAMAKQAEAERERRAVIITAEGEKASAQAVAEAAHMLAATPGGLSIRTLQTLEKISAEPSQKTLFVLPADLTETVAKIVQK; this comes from the coding sequence ATGGACGTAGTGTTCTGGGCAATTATAATCGCGGCCGTGTTATTTGTGCTGAGCGGTATTAAAGTTATCAATCAGTACGAGCGAGGCGTAGTGTTAACACTAGGCAAATTTAGCGGTATTCGTGAGCCTGGCCTGCGTATTGTCATCCCGATCTTTCAGCGCCTCATCCGTGTGGATGTACGTAGTACACCGATTGATGTGCCAAAGCAAGAAGTGATTACTAAAGACAACGTGACTGTCGGTGTCGATGCGGTAGTATATTTTCGTGTGGTAGATGCACCAAAGGCAGTGCTTGAGACGACAAATTATATTTATGCGACGAGCCAGTTTGCTCAGGCAGCGCTACGTGATGTGACGGGCAATGTGGATATGGATGATCTGCTCGGCAAACGCGAAGAAATCAGCCAGCAGATCAAAGAAATTGTTGATCGGCAAACGGACCAGTGGGGTATCGACGTCGAGGCCGTAAAAGTGCAAAATATCGAGCTGCCGACAGATATGAAACGTGCTATGGCCAAGCAGGCAGAGGCCGAGCGAGAACGTCGTGCGGTGATTATCACGGCGGAGGGCGAGAAGGCGTCGGCGCAGGCCGTGGCTGAGGCAGCGCACATGCTAGCGGCGACACCTGGCGGTCTAAGTATTCGTACTTTGCAGACACTCGAGAAGATTAGCGCCGAGCCAAGTCAGAAGACTCTCTTCGTCTTACCGGCCGACCTTACTGAGACGGTTGCCAAAATCGTCCAAAAATAG
- a CDS encoding LemA family protein, which produces MSTGLIILLVVLGLLIVLGIFLWTTYNSLVTLKVRVDEAWSDITVQLKRRADLIPNLVNSVKGYAAHESGVFEKVTEARSAVMDAKGVQQTAEAENMLEGALKSLFAVAEAYPDLKANENFLQLQNELVDTEDKIQASRRFYNGGVRDLNTKIQIFPNNVFAGMLGFKEREFFEVEDMASVENPVEVKF; this is translated from the coding sequence ATGTCAACTGGCCTCATTATTTTACTCGTAGTCCTCGGACTCCTTATCGTTCTGGGTATCTTCCTCTGGACAACCTACAACTCGCTGGTCACGCTCAAGGTACGCGTAGACGAAGCGTGGAGCGATATCACGGTGCAACTCAAGCGTCGTGCCGATTTGATCCCAAATCTCGTCAATAGCGTGAAGGGGTATGCTGCGCACGAAAGCGGTGTATTCGAGAAGGTGACTGAAGCCCGTAGCGCCGTGATGGATGCTAAAGGTGTACAGCAAACTGCTGAAGCTGAGAATATGCTCGAAGGTGCTCTCAAAAGCCTTTTTGCCGTGGCTGAAGCATATCCAGACCTCAAGGCAAACGAAAACTTTCTACAGCTTCAGAATGAGCTGGTAGACACAGAGGACAAGATTCAGGCATCTCGCCGTTTCTACAACGGTGGCGTACGCGACCTCAATACCAAGATCCAGATTTTTCCAAACAATGTATTTGCCGGCATGCTCGGATTCAAAGAGCGCGAGTTCTTCGAAGTCGAAGATATGGCGAGCGTCGAAAATCCAGTTGAAGTTAAGTTTTAG
- a CDS encoding DUF1801 domain-containing protein, which produces MQKYKTVEEFVNDLNDDKQSQVGMLRDLILSTEPQLEEHIKWNAPSYVLDGEDRITFNLMNKEGVVKLVLHMGATRKEDKKGTPLMQDESGLIEWSSDIRGMITFNSSTNISSNATSLKKIIKDWLAIPSLI; this is translated from the coding sequence ATGCAGAAATATAAAACAGTCGAAGAGTTTGTGAATGATCTGAATGACGATAAACAATCGCAAGTAGGTATGCTAAGAGACCTTATTCTAAGCACCGAGCCACAACTAGAAGAGCATATTAAATGGAATGCTCCTAGTTATGTTCTAGATGGTGAAGATCGGATTACGTTTAATCTTATGAATAAGGAAGGGGTAGTCAAGCTTGTACTCCATATGGGTGCTACGCGCAAGGAAGATAAAAAAGGCACACCACTTATGCAGGATGAAAGCGGATTAATAGAGTGGAGTTCTGACATCAGAGGAATGATTACATTCAATTCTTCAACAAACATCAGCTCAAATGCAACTTCACTAAAAAAGATCATCAAGGATTGGCTCGCAATTCCTTCATTAATCTAA
- a CDS encoding M48 family metalloprotease: MYSAIAANKRNTVLIMAVFVGIIGAIGYVVSLFYGNTSFAYWAIGAAAVYAIIQYYAASSLAVSMTGAQEIEKKDNPRLYRIVENLAITEGMPMPKVYIIDDPAPNAFATGRNPQHAIVAATTGILEIMNDRELEGVMAHELGHVKNYDIRVSMIAFGLVSAISILSDMVLRMLFFSDSDNRNVNPIVIVIGVIFVILAPIIAAVVQLAVSRQREYLADATGAMTTRDSEGLANALEKLKEYGRPMQRQSSATAHLFFNNPLKSGFMNKLFSSHPPLDERIARLRDNATKF, from the coding sequence ATGTATAGTGCTATTGCCGCAAACAAACGCAACACCGTCCTGATTATGGCGGTGTTTGTGGGTATTATCGGAGCGATAGGCTACGTTGTCAGTCTATTTTATGGCAACACATCGTTTGCGTATTGGGCGATTGGTGCGGCTGCCGTATATGCTATCATCCAGTATTATGCCGCCAGTTCGCTCGCCGTATCAATGACAGGGGCGCAGGAAATCGAGAAAAAAGACAATCCGCGTTTGTATCGTATCGTCGAGAACTTGGCTATCACAGAAGGCATGCCAATGCCAAAGGTATATATTATCGATGATCCGGCACCAAACGCTTTTGCAACTGGACGCAATCCTCAGCACGCGATTGTTGCGGCTACCACGGGCATACTTGAGATTATGAATGACCGTGAGCTTGAAGGTGTCATGGCGCATGAGCTTGGACATGTCAAAAACTACGATATTCGCGTATCGATGATTGCATTTGGACTTGTAAGCGCTATCAGTATTTTGTCCGATATGGTGCTGCGCATGCTATTTTTTAGCGATAGCGACAATCGCAATGTGAATCCGATAGTAATTGTTATCGGAGTGATATTTGTTATCCTAGCACCTATTATTGCGGCAGTTGTGCAGTTGGCCGTGAGTCGTCAGCGCGAGTATTTGGCAGACGCTACCGGCGCTATGACAACACGTGATAGCGAAGGACTCGCCAATGCGCTCGAAAAACTCAAAGAGTATGGCCGTCCAATGCAACGCCAGAGCTCTGCAACTGCACACCTTTTCTTCAATAATCCGCTTAAATCTGGTTTTATGAACAAACTGTTTAGCTCACACCCACCCCTAGATGAGCGTATTGCAAGATTGCGCGATAATGCTACAAAATTCTAA
- a CDS encoding alpha/beta hydrolase: MKQILIIHGGSSFASYHDYIDYMQTMPLDYERLKHSQKWKPWIAEEMIDADVLLPAFPNGANAIFDEWKLYFEKILPFLEDDVQLVGHSLGAMFLGKYLQHCPLAKPVRRVILIAGRYTDIAYDAGSFELTDVSRLSESADEVHLFHSQDDKVVPYTDLAKFQADLPGAISHTFTNRGHFNDATFPELLKLLKQK, translated from the coding sequence ATGAAACAAATCCTTATAATTCATGGTGGCTCTAGCTTTGCGAGCTATCATGATTACATCGACTATATGCAAACCATGCCGCTAGACTACGAAAGACTCAAACATAGCCAGAAGTGGAAACCCTGGATCGCCGAAGAGATGATAGACGCCGACGTACTACTGCCGGCATTTCCAAACGGCGCCAACGCGATATTCGACGAGTGGAAACTGTATTTCGAGAAGATTTTACCCTTTCTCGAGGACGACGTACAGCTTGTCGGCCACAGCCTTGGTGCCATGTTTCTCGGCAAATATTTACAGCATTGTCCCCTCGCTAAACCCGTGCGACGTGTTATCTTGATCGCCGGGCGCTACACGGACATTGCATACGACGCAGGCAGCTTCGAGCTTACAGATGTGTCACGACTGAGCGAAAGTGCCGACGAGGTGCATCTTTTCCATAGCCAAGATGATAAGGTAGTACCTTATACCGATCTAGCCAAGTTTCAAGCTGATCTCCCTGGCGCCATTTCGCACACTTTCACCAATAGGGGTCATTTCAACGACGCGACGTTTCCGGAGCTACTCAAGCTTCTCAAACAAAAATAA
- a CDS encoding SDR family NAD(P)-dependent oxidoreductase — protein sequence MGFFSRDKSEEPKQETTTTESGTPAQLSADSTIREWLDHPVGGTIFRSMLAEAGQNEKVLTPVKGWTLKRVAGMSGGKMTDEMIADMVQKANAGEATAAPTETQVESTEAPSAEEAPAAPAPETPVASTASSEPDEWVEKITDGRFANKTIIVTGAGSGIGRATASRIAREGGRVIGVDISQERLDELKASLAGAQIEVVAGDITNDESVAKIVEVAGTRIDGLANIAGIMDNMTPVHEVDDATWNRVMNVNVVGTMKLMRAIVPKMLEQKAGSIVNITSEAGLRGSAAGAAYTASKHAVIGLTKSSAFAYTGTGIRVNAVAPGGVATNIEAKFDSPMFLDRFGVASAVMPAPTTADQLAASITFLLSDDGTNVNGAILPSDGGWSAV from the coding sequence ATGGGCTTTTTCAGTCGAGATAAATCAGAGGAACCAAAGCAAGAGACTACTACAACAGAGAGTGGCACACCGGCACAACTGAGCGCAGACTCGACGATTCGCGAGTGGCTGGATCATCCGGTGGGTGGCACTATCTTTCGTAGTATGCTAGCCGAGGCTGGGCAAAACGAAAAGGTTCTCACGCCTGTCAAGGGATGGACACTGAAGCGTGTCGCCGGCATGAGCGGTGGCAAGATGACCGACGAGATGATTGCCGACATGGTACAAAAAGCCAATGCCGGAGAGGCAACTGCTGCACCGACCGAGACACAAGTGGAGTCGACCGAGGCTCCGTCTGCCGAGGAAGCACCGGCTGCACCGGCGCCCGAAACGCCTGTAGCCTCTACTGCGAGCTCAGAGCCTGACGAATGGGTAGAAAAGATTACCGACGGCCGCTTCGCCAATAAAACCATTATTGTGACGGGTGCCGGTTCTGGTATCGGCCGTGCCACCGCCTCGCGCATCGCCCGCGAAGGTGGCCGTGTGATTGGTGTTGACATCTCGCAGGAGCGCCTCGATGAGCTTAAAGCGTCGCTCGCGGGTGCGCAGATCGAAGTAGTGGCGGGCGACATCACAAACGATGAGAGCGTAGCGAAGATTGTAGAAGTGGCTGGTACACGCATCGATGGCTTGGCGAACATTGCCGGTATCATGGACAACATGACGCCAGTTCACGAAGTAGACGACGCTACTTGGAACCGTGTCATGAATGTGAATGTAGTCGGTACTATGAAGCTGATGCGCGCAATCGTACCAAAGATGCTGGAGCAAAAAGCCGGCTCAATCGTCAACATTACCAGCGAAGCTGGTCTACGCGGATCTGCAGCGGGGGCAGCTTACACGGCCTCCAAACACGCAGTGATCGGCCTCACTAAGAGCTCGGCATTTGCTTATACCGGTACGGGTATTCGCGTCAACGCCGTGGCGCCGGGTGGCGTGGCAACCAATATCGAAGCCAAATTTGACTCGCCTATGTTCCTCGATCGCTTCGGTGTCGCGTCGGCCGTTATGCCCGCACCGACGACGGCCGATCAGTTGGCGGCATCTATTACGTTTCTTTTGAGCGACGACGGCACCAACGTCAACGGTGCTATCTTGCCATCTGACGGCGGCTGGTCTGCAGTCTAG